Proteins encoded together in one Mycolicibacter minnesotensis window:
- a CDS encoding NAD(P)/FAD-dependent oxidoreductase: protein MNRIQVVILGGGYAGTLAANRLRQNPAVDVTLVNPRPSFVERIRLHQYVAGTGSATVDYSELLGDGIRLLVDAATSIDAADRRIRLASGTVLRYDYLIYAVGSTGAITPAVPGAAEFAYSISEFESAAQLLARLGEVAPDAPVSVVGGGLTGIEAASELAVQGRRVTLVCGESLGPSLHAAGRRSVAKALRKLGVTVRESAVVAQVRSDALVLDDGTVLPSAVTVWTAGFGVPDLAAASGLATDALGRLLTDETLTSIDNPWIMAAGDAVAPSGRPLRMSCQAALPLGAQAANTVLARIAGTSPAALDQAFAAQCISVGRDAATVQVSRRDDTPIKAFVGGRLGAVVKETVCRYTVKWIRGEAANPGSYRWMKSGARATQLAQGQGEREAAV from the coding sequence ATGAATCGCATCCAGGTCGTCATCCTCGGCGGCGGCTACGCCGGCACCCTGGCCGCCAATCGCCTACGCCAGAACCCCGCGGTCGACGTCACCCTGGTCAACCCGCGCCCGTCCTTCGTCGAGCGGATCCGATTGCACCAGTACGTCGCGGGCACCGGGTCGGCCACCGTCGACTACTCCGAGCTACTCGGTGACGGGATCCGGCTGCTGGTCGACGCGGCCACCAGCATCGACGCCGCCGACCGGCGCATCCGGTTGGCGTCGGGCACGGTCCTGCGCTACGACTACCTGATCTACGCGGTGGGCAGCACCGGCGCGATCACCCCGGCCGTTCCCGGCGCCGCCGAATTCGCCTACTCGATTAGCGAATTCGAGTCCGCGGCGCAGCTGCTGGCCCGGCTCGGCGAGGTAGCACCGGACGCGCCGGTGAGCGTGGTCGGCGGCGGACTGACCGGTATCGAGGCGGCATCGGAACTGGCCGTGCAGGGCCGAAGGGTGACCCTGGTCTGCGGCGAGAGCCTGGGGCCGTCCCTGCATGCGGCGGGCCGCCGCTCGGTGGCCAAAGCCCTGCGCAAGCTGGGGGTGACGGTGCGCGAATCTGCGGTAGTGGCGCAGGTGCGGTCCGATGCGCTCGTGCTGGACGACGGCACGGTGCTGCCCAGCGCGGTGACGGTCTGGACAGCGGGATTCGGAGTGCCGGATCTGGCCGCGGCCAGTGGGCTGGCCACCGACGCGCTCGGCCGGCTGCTGACCGACGAGACCCTGACCAGTATCGATAACCCGTGGATCATGGCGGCCGGGGATGCCGTCGCACCCTCGGGCAGGCCGCTGCGGATGAGCTGCCAGGCCGCCCTGCCACTGGGCGCCCAGGCCGCCAACACCGTGCTGGCCCGGATCGCCGGCACCTCGCCGGCGGCACTGGACCAGGCATTCGCCGCGCAGTGCATCAGTGTGGGCCGTGATGCGGCGACCGTGCAGGTGTCGCGCCGCGACGACACCCCGATCAAGGCGTTCGTGGGGGGCCGGCTGGGTGCCGTGGTCAAGGAGACGGTCTGCCGGTACACGGTGAAATGGATTCGGGGCGAGGCGGCCAATCCGGGCTCGTACCGTTGGATGAAGAGCGGGGCCCGGGCCACCCAGCTGGCTCAGGGGCAGGGTGAACGAGAGGCGGCGGTGTGA
- the metG gene encoding methionine--tRNA ligase yields MKPFYVTTAITYPNGDPHIGHAYEYIATDAIARFHRLDGFDVRYLTGTDEHGLKMAETAAAEGIPTADLARRNSDVFERLQRKLNISFDRFIRTTDPDHLEASKAIWQRMVDAGDIYLDAYSGWYSVRDERFFTEGETRLTDDGSRVANETGAPVTWTEEQTYFFRLSAYADRLLAHYQANPDFIAPDVRRNEVVSFVSGGLRDLSISRTSFDWGVPVPGHPDHVMYVWVDALTNYLTGVGYPDTDSETFRRYWPADLHMIGKDIIRFHTVYWPAFLMSAGIELPRRVFAHGFLLNSGEKMSKSVGNVIDPVEFVDKYGVDPVRFFLLREIPFGQDGSISDEAMIGRINADLANELGNLAQRSLSMVARNLDGVVPEPTAQAADDDELLALADALLEKMRAAFGTQSMHLGLEAIWQMLGAANRYFSANEPWKLAKSESAADQARFGTVLYTTLEAVRIAALLLQPVMPDSAAKLLDLLGQSPEQRMFTAVPDRLTSGLTLPAPSGVFPRYQP; encoded by the coding sequence ATGAAGCCTTTCTACGTCACCACCGCGATCACCTATCCCAACGGTGACCCGCACATCGGGCACGCCTACGAGTACATCGCCACCGACGCCATCGCCCGGTTTCACCGGCTCGACGGCTTCGACGTGCGGTATCTGACCGGCACCGACGAGCACGGACTCAAGATGGCCGAGACCGCCGCCGCCGAAGGGATTCCGACCGCCGATCTGGCGCGACGCAACTCCGACGTCTTCGAGCGCCTGCAGCGCAAGCTCAACATCTCCTTCGACCGGTTCATCCGGACCACCGACCCCGATCACCTGGAAGCCTCCAAGGCAATCTGGCAGCGCATGGTCGACGCCGGCGACATCTACCTAGACGCCTACTCCGGCTGGTACTCGGTGCGCGACGAGCGGTTCTTCACCGAGGGCGAGACCCGGCTGACCGATGACGGGTCACGGGTGGCCAACGAAACCGGCGCACCGGTCACCTGGACCGAGGAGCAGACCTATTTCTTCCGGCTCTCGGCCTATGCCGACCGGCTACTGGCGCACTACCAGGCCAACCCGGACTTCATCGCCCCCGATGTGCGCCGCAACGAAGTGGTCAGCTTTGTCTCCGGAGGTCTGCGGGACCTGTCGATCTCGCGCACGTCCTTCGACTGGGGCGTGCCGGTGCCCGGGCATCCCGACCACGTCATGTACGTCTGGGTGGACGCGCTCACCAACTATCTGACCGGGGTCGGCTACCCCGACACCGACTCCGAGACCTTCCGCCGGTACTGGCCGGCCGATCTGCACATGATCGGCAAGGACATCATCCGGTTCCACACCGTCTACTGGCCGGCGTTTCTGATGTCGGCCGGGATCGAACTGCCGCGCCGGGTGTTCGCGCACGGGTTTCTGCTCAACAGCGGCGAGAAGATGAGCAAGTCGGTGGGCAACGTGATCGACCCGGTCGAGTTCGTCGACAAATACGGTGTCGACCCGGTCCGGTTTTTCCTGCTGCGTGAGATCCCCTTCGGCCAGGACGGCAGCATCTCCGACGAGGCGATGATCGGGCGCATCAACGCCGATCTGGCCAACGAGCTGGGCAACCTGGCACAGCGCTCGCTGTCGATGGTGGCCCGCAACCTCGACGGGGTGGTGCCCGAGCCGACCGCGCAGGCCGCCGACGACGACGAGCTGCTGGCGCTGGCCGACGCCCTGCTGGAGAAGATGCGGGCCGCGTTCGGCACGCAGTCCATGCACCTGGGCCTGGAGGCGATCTGGCAGATGCTGGGTGCGGCCAACCGGTACTTCTCCGCCAACGAGCCGTGGAAGCTGGCCAAGAGCGAATCAGCTGCCGATCAGGCCCGCTTCGGCACGGTGCTCTACACCACGCTGGAGGCGGTGCGGATCGCGGCGCTGCTGCTGCAACCGGTGATGCCCGACTCGGCGGCCAAGCTGTTGGACCTGCTGGGCCAATCCCCCGAACAACGCATGTTCACCGCCGTGCCAGACCGGCTGACATCGGGGCTGACGCTGCCGGCGCCGTCGGGGGTCTTCCCTCGCTACCAGCCCTGA
- the rsmA gene encoding 16S rRNA (adenine(1518)-N(6)/adenine(1519)-N(6))-dimethyltransferase RsmA, which yields MAGVQREALTIGLLGAGDIRALANELDLRPRKSLGQNFVHDANTVRRIVDGAGITAADHVLEVGPGLGSLTLALLEHGPTVIAVEKDPVLAARLPQTIAEHAPAHAERLTVLGRDVLTLRRDEVAVAPTAVVANLPYNVAVPALLHLLCEFDSIRTVTVMVQLEVAERLAAEPGGKDYGVPSAKARFFGSVRRCGTVPPSVFWPVPRVNSGLVRIDRYDQPPWPVHDEFRRGVFALIDIAFAQRRKTSRNAFADWAGSGPQSAELLEAAGIDPMRRGETLAIADFVRLLQLSEGVTGPAYDSSARASSSTKPVQDS from the coding sequence CTGGCCGGTGTGCAGCGGGAGGCGCTGACCATCGGGCTACTCGGGGCCGGTGACATCAGGGCCCTGGCGAACGAACTGGACTTGCGGCCCCGCAAATCACTGGGGCAGAACTTCGTTCACGACGCCAACACTGTTCGCCGGATCGTGGACGGCGCGGGCATCACCGCCGCGGATCATGTCCTTGAAGTCGGGCCCGGCCTCGGCTCGCTGACTCTTGCTCTGCTGGAGCACGGCCCGACGGTGATCGCGGTCGAGAAGGATCCGGTGCTGGCCGCTCGGCTGCCTCAGACCATCGCCGAACACGCGCCCGCGCACGCCGAACGCCTGACGGTGCTCGGCCGCGACGTCTTGACGCTGCGCCGCGACGAAGTGGCCGTGGCCCCCACGGCGGTGGTGGCCAATCTGCCCTACAACGTGGCGGTGCCGGCGTTGCTGCACCTGCTCTGCGAGTTCGACTCCATCCGCACCGTCACCGTCATGGTGCAGCTGGAGGTGGCGGAGCGGCTGGCCGCCGAGCCCGGCGGCAAGGACTACGGGGTGCCCAGCGCCAAGGCGCGGTTCTTCGGCTCGGTGCGCCGCTGTGGCACGGTGCCGCCGAGTGTCTTTTGGCCGGTGCCGAGGGTGAACTCCGGGCTGGTGCGCATCGACCGCTACGACCAACCGCCGTGGCCGGTGCACGACGAGTTCCGCCGGGGTGTCTTCGCGCTGATCGACATCGCCTTCGCGCAGCGCCGCAAGACGTCGCGCAACGCGTTCGCCGACTGGGCGGGATCAGGCCCGCAGTCCGCGGAGCTGCTGGAGGCCGCGGGCATCGATCCGATGCGCCGCGGTGAGACGCTGGCGATCGCGGACTTTGTTCGGCTGCTTCAGCTCTCGGAGGGCGTGACGGGCCCGGCATATGACAGCAGTGCGCGGGCCAGCTCGTCGACGAAGCCGGTACAGGACTCGTAG
- a CDS encoding aminodeoxychorismate synthase component I yields the protein MRIERLGDLGAAPEVLRAVGDATDRCGLPPPAALTGEWFGATAVIAPSVLAEPVRPGAVFELTEPVPGAPPGAVGGGWIGYLSYPDAGADGTGPRIPEAAGGWTDCVLRRDADGQWWFESLSGAPMPGWLAKGLTSPTPARACRIYWETPDRQAHRAGVLACLEAIRSGEVYQACVCTRFTGTVTGAPLDFFADAVTRTAPARAAYLGGSWGAVASLSPELFLRRRGQAVASSPIKGTLPLYARPSALQTSVKDVAENIMIVDLVRNDLGRVAITGTVTVPELLAVRPAPGVWHLVSTVCAEVPEQLPMADLLEATFPPASVTGTPKHRARQLLSEWEPSRRGIYCGTVGLASPVAGCELNVAIRTVEFDAAGGAVLGVGGGITADSDVDAEWQECLHKAAPIVAAHQSRERSTAS from the coding sequence GTGCGGATCGAGCGGCTCGGCGACCTGGGGGCGGCACCGGAGGTGCTGCGCGCCGTCGGCGACGCCACCGACCGGTGCGGGCTGCCGCCGCCGGCCGCGCTGACCGGCGAATGGTTCGGCGCCACCGCGGTGATCGCACCCAGCGTGCTCGCCGAGCCGGTCCGCCCCGGCGCCGTGTTCGAGCTGACCGAACCCGTTCCCGGCGCTCCGCCCGGGGCGGTGGGCGGCGGCTGGATCGGATATCTGTCCTATCCCGACGCCGGCGCAGACGGCACCGGACCCCGCATTCCCGAAGCCGCCGGCGGCTGGACCGACTGTGTGCTGCGTCGCGACGCCGACGGGCAGTGGTGGTTCGAGAGCCTGTCGGGCGCACCGATGCCGGGTTGGCTGGCCAAAGGCCTGACCTCTCCCACGCCCGCCCGCGCCTGCCGGATCTACTGGGAGACGCCGGATCGGCAGGCACACCGTGCCGGGGTGCTGGCCTGCCTGGAGGCCATCCGTTCCGGTGAGGTCTATCAAGCCTGCGTGTGCACCCGCTTCACCGGCACCGTCACGGGTGCCCCCCTGGACTTCTTCGCCGACGCCGTGACGCGCACCGCGCCCGCACGCGCCGCCTACCTCGGAGGCTCCTGGGGTGCGGTCGCATCACTGTCACCGGAGCTGTTCCTGCGCCGCCGCGGACAGGCCGTGGCCTCCAGCCCGATCAAGGGCACCTTGCCGCTCTACGCCCGCCCGTCGGCGCTGCAGACCTCGGTCAAAGATGTCGCGGAGAACATCATGATCGTGGATCTGGTCCGCAACGACCTGGGCCGGGTGGCGATCACCGGCACCGTCACCGTGCCCGAACTGTTGGCGGTACGGCCCGCACCCGGCGTGTGGCATCTCGTCTCGACGGTCTGCGCCGAGGTCCCGGAACAGTTGCCGATGGCGGACCTGCTGGAAGCGACGTTCCCGCCCGCGTCGGTGACCGGAACGCCCAAACACCGCGCCCGTCAGCTGCTCTCAGAGTGGGAGCCGTCACGTCGCGGCATCTATTGCGGCACGGTCGGTTTGGCGTCGCCGGTGGCTGGCTGCGAACTCAACGTCGCGATCCGCACCGTGGAGTTCGACGCCGCCGGCGGCGCGGTGCTCGGTGTCGGCGGCGGGATCACCGCGGACTCCGACGTCGACGCCGAGTGGCAGGAGTGCCTGCACAAGGCGGCCCCGATCGTGGCCGCGCATCAGTCCCGGGAACGCAGCACCGCGTCGTAG
- a CDS encoding PE-PPE domain-containing protein gives MTTQSHRNLRSVGAVPLTLAAITALGVAPAVVPDLTASVKTLIAQTTLLDTESWIMGGSGLPIPSPQYLAALTDRFISPATPKFEGQPTFQVDATNPLFTPEGLYPLTGVKTLPLDTSLAQGSTILFQTIMSEIDKGNDLVVLGYSQSGVINGLVMDQLLALPEEDRPTSDELSFVTLGSPANPNGGLLARFDVPGSPLSLASLGVTFSGGAPSETPWETANYIQEYDGFADFPKYPLNLLADINAFLGIMFIHGTYPRLTDEQLASAIELNVSEGYTGSNQYFMIPTENLPILELLRGNAFGDAFADLLQPALRVLINLGYGNIENGWDQGPADISTPFGLFPDVNPMDVLTALVNGAEEGWNDFVAALQNIFSGSPAEIAADMFGLGGGTADFSLPSLMDIVNTFSGAASTLYSTLLPTADIINAMLTSLPAYNASLFFNELMDGDLVGALGMPLAATTGLVTMAGGFELEVLLNAFNSVSQDFADLFS, from the coding sequence ATGACAACACAGTCCCACCGCAACCTGCGTTCGGTCGGTGCGGTCCCGTTGACTCTGGCCGCCATCACCGCCCTCGGTGTCGCCCCGGCGGTGGTGCCGGACCTGACCGCGTCCGTCAAGACGTTGATCGCTCAGACGACCCTGCTCGACACCGAATCGTGGATCATGGGCGGCAGCGGGCTCCCGATCCCTTCCCCGCAGTATCTGGCCGCCCTCACCGATCGGTTCATCTCGCCCGCGACGCCTAAGTTCGAGGGCCAGCCCACCTTCCAGGTGGATGCCACCAATCCGCTGTTCACCCCGGAGGGCCTCTACCCGCTGACCGGCGTCAAGACGCTTCCGCTGGACACCTCGCTGGCTCAGGGCTCCACCATCCTGTTCCAGACCATCATGAGCGAGATCGACAAGGGCAATGACCTTGTCGTGCTGGGGTATTCCCAGAGCGGTGTCATCAACGGGCTGGTGATGGACCAGTTGCTGGCCCTGCCCGAAGAAGACCGCCCGACTTCTGACGAGCTGTCCTTCGTGACGCTGGGCAGCCCGGCGAATCCCAACGGTGGTCTGCTGGCCCGCTTCGATGTTCCCGGTTCCCCGCTGAGCCTGGCCAGCCTCGGAGTCACGTTCAGCGGCGGTGCGCCGTCTGAGACGCCTTGGGAGACAGCCAATTACATTCAGGAATACGACGGTTTCGCGGACTTCCCGAAGTATCCGCTGAACCTGCTCGCCGACATCAACGCCTTCCTGGGCATCATGTTCATTCACGGCACCTACCCGAGATTGACCGATGAGCAGCTGGCGTCGGCGATCGAGCTGAACGTGTCTGAGGGCTACACCGGCAGCAACCAGTACTTCATGATTCCCACCGAGAATCTGCCCATCCTGGAGCTGTTGCGCGGCAATGCATTCGGTGACGCATTCGCCGACCTGCTGCAGCCGGCGCTGCGGGTGCTGATCAACCTCGGATACGGCAACATCGAGAACGGCTGGGACCAGGGGCCCGCGGACATCTCCACCCCGTTCGGACTGTTCCCGGACGTCAACCCGATGGACGTGCTGACCGCCCTGGTCAACGGCGCCGAGGAGGGCTGGAACGACTTCGTCGCGGCGCTGCAGAACATCTTCTCCGGCAGCCCGGCCGAGATCGCGGCCGACATGTTCGGCCTGGGCGGCGGCACCGCGGACTTCAGCCTGCCCAGCCTGATGGACATCGTGAACACCTTCAGCGGTGCCGCGTCGACGTTGTACTCGACCCTGCTGCCCACTGCGGACATCATCAACGCGATGCTCACCTCGCTGCCCGCCTACAACGCGAGCCTGTTCTTCAACGAGCTCATGGACGGCGATCTGGTGGGCGCGCTCGGGATGCCGCTGGCGGCCACCACCGGGCTGGTCACCATGGCGGGCGGGTTCGAGTTGGAGGTCCTGCTCAACGCGTTCAACTCGGTCTCGCAGGACTTCGCTGACCTGTTCTCCTGA
- a CDS encoding TatD family hydrolase → MRVSSKRSAKTPPPAPQELSPLVDAHTHLDACGGSDAASVRAIMDRAAAVGVQAAVTVADDLASARWVTQAADADERVYAAVALHPTRAGTLTATARDEIEALAAHPRVVAIGETGLDLYWPGRLEGCADLPTQREAFAWHIDLAKRTGKPLMIHNRDADAAVLDVLHAEGAPETVIFHCFSSGPEMAHTCVDAGWILSLSGTVSFKNARDLREAVAVIPQEQLLVETDAPFLTPHPYRGSPNEPYCLPYTVRALAELLETSAAELARVTNRNARRVYGLG, encoded by the coding sequence GTGCGGGTGAGCTCGAAACGATCAGCCAAAACTCCGCCGCCCGCGCCGCAGGAGCTGAGTCCGCTGGTCGACGCCCACACTCACCTCGACGCCTGTGGCGGGTCCGACGCCGCATCGGTGCGCGCGATCATGGACCGGGCCGCCGCGGTCGGCGTGCAGGCGGCGGTGACCGTCGCCGACGACCTGGCCTCAGCGCGCTGGGTGACCCAAGCTGCCGACGCCGACGAGCGGGTCTACGCCGCGGTGGCACTGCATCCCACCCGGGCCGGCACCCTGACCGCGACGGCCCGCGACGAGATCGAGGCATTGGCCGCCCACCCGAGGGTGGTGGCGATCGGGGAGACCGGTCTGGACCTGTACTGGCCCGGGCGCCTGGAGGGCTGCGCCGATCTGCCGACCCAGCGTGAGGCGTTCGCCTGGCACATCGACCTGGCCAAACGCACCGGCAAACCCCTGATGATCCACAATCGCGACGCCGATGCCGCCGTGCTCGACGTGCTGCACGCGGAGGGGGCACCGGAGACGGTGATCTTCCACTGCTTCTCGTCGGGTCCGGAGATGGCTCACACCTGCGTCGACGCCGGCTGGATCCTGAGCCTGTCCGGCACGGTCAGCTTCAAGAACGCCCGTGACCTGCGCGAAGCGGTGGCTGTGATTCCGCAGGAGCAGCTGTTGGTGGAGACTGACGCGCCGTTTCTGACTCCGCATCCGTACCGCGGTTCACCGAACGAGCCCTACTGTCTGCCATACACTGTCAGAGCGCTGGCTGAGCTGTTGGAAACATCGGCGGCTGAACTGGCGCGGGTGACGAACCGCAATGCCCGTCGCGTGTACGGGTTGGGTTGA
- a CDS encoding RNA polymerase sigma-70 factor has protein sequence MTDEHAQRFSELRPLLFTIAYEILGSATESDDVLQDSYLRWAQVDLTQVRDVKSYLASLVTRQALNALRAGARRREEYIGPWLPEPLLLTEQDASSDVVLAESVSMAMLVVLETLGPDERAVFVLRDVFGFDYDEIAAAIGKTEAAARQVAHRARGHVQARRPRYTPVAPAESARITAEFMTAAAGGDLTTVLSMLAPDVVWTADSGGKASAARRPIVGADKVARTVIGLLRQGAQLPDIRVELGVCNSAPAVLLYSADHLEGVFTFEIVDGLITNFYAMRNPDKLAAVAAAREITRGADV, from the coding sequence GTGACAGACGAGCACGCCCAACGGTTCAGCGAGCTGCGGCCGCTGCTGTTCACCATCGCCTACGAGATCCTGGGCTCGGCGACCGAATCCGACGACGTGTTGCAGGACAGCTATCTGCGCTGGGCGCAGGTGGATCTGACGCAGGTTCGAGACGTCAAGTCCTACCTCGCCAGCCTGGTCACCCGCCAGGCACTCAACGCGCTGCGGGCCGGGGCCCGGCGCCGGGAGGAATACATCGGTCCGTGGTTGCCCGAGCCACTGCTGCTCACCGAGCAGGATGCTTCGTCCGATGTCGTGCTGGCGGAGTCGGTGTCGATGGCCATGCTGGTGGTGTTGGAGACGCTGGGCCCAGACGAGCGGGCGGTGTTCGTGCTGCGCGATGTGTTCGGGTTCGACTACGACGAGATCGCGGCCGCGATCGGCAAGACCGAGGCCGCGGCCCGTCAGGTAGCGCACCGGGCCCGCGGCCACGTCCAGGCCCGGCGCCCGCGCTACACCCCGGTGGCCCCGGCCGAGAGTGCGCGGATCACCGCGGAGTTCATGACCGCGGCAGCCGGCGGCGATCTGACGACCGTGTTGTCGATGCTGGCGCCCGATGTGGTGTGGACCGCCGACAGCGGCGGCAAGGCCAGCGCCGCGCGACGCCCCATCGTGGGCGCCGACAAGGTGGCCCGGACGGTGATCGGGTTGCTGCGACAGGGCGCGCAGCTGCCCGATATCCGGGTGGAACTGGGCGTGTGCAACTCTGCGCCCGCGGTGCTGCTGTACAGCGCCGACCATCTGGAGGGCGTCTTCACCTTCGAGATCGTCGACGGCCTGATCACGAACTTCTATGCGATGCGCAACCCGGACAAGCTGGCGGCGGTGGCGGCCGCCCGCGAGATCACTCGCGGCGCCGACGTCTGA
- a CDS encoding serine/threonine-protein kinase, with protein sequence MNAAGVHYGGYLIECEVGQGGHARVYRAHHRDTPGTPVALKVLDESHRSAAEQSRLDREFAFASALEHPNIVTVYRHGPFWLAMQYVDGGKATGLRTLPDRLAALAQVAAALDYAHRRGIVHCDVKPANILIAADFGRSGAILTDFGVAHAVVEDVGHRPGQPGNPEVSLPYTAPEILQGRAPTAATDEYALACTAVELLTGAPPFPAHSAAELAEAHLRLLPPPVSDTLGPEARAADVVVQRALAKYPARRYESCTGFVDELARALLSYAGPVTPSES encoded by the coding sequence ATGAACGCAGCCGGGGTCCACTACGGCGGCTACCTGATCGAGTGCGAGGTCGGCCAAGGCGGGCACGCCCGGGTGTACCGGGCTCACCACCGCGACACGCCCGGCACGCCGGTGGCGCTGAAGGTCCTCGATGAATCGCACCGATCGGCCGCCGAGCAGAGCCGGCTGGACCGCGAGTTCGCGTTCGCGAGCGCCCTAGAGCATCCCAACATCGTCACGGTGTACCGGCACGGACCGTTCTGGCTGGCCATGCAGTACGTCGACGGCGGCAAGGCGACCGGGTTGCGCACGCTGCCCGACCGATTGGCAGCACTGGCTCAGGTGGCCGCCGCGCTGGACTATGCGCACCGCCGCGGCATCGTGCACTGCGACGTCAAACCCGCCAACATCCTGATTGCCGCGGACTTCGGCCGGTCCGGTGCGATCCTGACCGACTTCGGCGTGGCGCACGCCGTCGTCGAAGACGTGGGGCACCGCCCCGGCCAGCCGGGCAACCCCGAAGTCTCACTGCCCTACACGGCGCCGGAGATCCTGCAGGGCAGGGCGCCCACGGCCGCCACCGACGAATACGCCTTGGCCTGCACGGCCGTGGAGCTGCTGACCGGGGCTCCGCCGTTTCCCGCCCACAGCGCGGCCGAGTTGGCCGAGGCACACCTGCGACTGCTGCCCCCACCGGTGTCGGACACCCTCGGACCGGAAGCCCGGGCGGCCGACGTGGTGGTGCAGCGGGCCCTGGCGAAATACCCGGCGCGCCGCTACGAGTCCTGTACCGGCTTCGTCGACGAGCTGGCCCGCGCACTGCTGTCATATGCCGGGCCCGTCACGCCCTCCGAGAGCTGA
- a CDS encoding resuscitation-promoting factor → MNALTKLHQAPSPMLRLLVAAFLLVLTFAGGFAVASVKTVTLDVDGTPVTVTTMRSRVVDVVTENGFGLGERDDVSPARNARVHDADTIEVRRGRPLQVSLDGREPQQVWTTALSVDEALAQLSMTDTAPAAASRGTRVPLAGMALPVVSAKTVTIDDGGLVRTVHLAAPNVAELLAADGAPLEQADKVTPAASTPVTEGMQIQVTRIRLKQVTERVPLPPPARRIEDPTMNVSRQVVEDPGTPGTQDVTYSVATINGAETGRLPVANAVVAPARDSVLRVGAKPGTEVPPSVYGAAWDRIANCESHGNWAINTGNGFYGGVQFDYGTWVANGGLKYAPRADMATREEQIAIAEVTQARQGWGAWPVCSGRR, encoded by the coding sequence GTGAATGCTCTGACCAAGCTGCACCAGGCGCCTTCGCCGATGCTGCGGCTTCTGGTTGCAGCGTTTCTGCTGGTACTCACCTTCGCGGGCGGCTTTGCGGTCGCCAGTGTCAAGACGGTGACGCTGGACGTGGACGGCACCCCGGTCACCGTCACCACCATGCGCTCGCGGGTTGTCGACGTCGTCACCGAGAACGGCTTCGGCCTCGGTGAGCGTGACGATGTGAGTCCCGCCCGCAACGCGCGGGTGCACGACGCGGACACCATCGAAGTTCGACGCGGTCGGCCGCTGCAGGTTTCCCTGGACGGACGCGAACCGCAGCAGGTATGGACGACGGCCCTCTCGGTGGACGAGGCGCTGGCCCAGCTGTCGATGACCGACACCGCCCCGGCCGCGGCATCGCGCGGTACCCGAGTCCCGCTGGCCGGGATGGCCCTGCCGGTGGTGAGCGCCAAGACCGTCACGATCGACGACGGTGGTCTGGTGCGCACCGTGCACCTGGCCGCGCCCAACGTCGCCGAGCTGCTGGCCGCCGACGGAGCGCCGCTGGAGCAGGCCGACAAGGTGACGCCCGCGGCGTCGACACCGGTCACCGAAGGTATGCAGATTCAGGTGACCCGGATCCGGCTCAAGCAGGTCACCGAGCGCGTGCCGCTTCCGCCGCCCGCCCGCCGGATCGAAGACCCGACCATGAACGTCAGCCGCCAGGTGGTCGAGGACCCGGGCACACCGGGTACCCAGGACGTGACCTATTCGGTGGCCACCATCAACGGCGCCGAGACCGGCCGACTTCCGGTGGCCAATGCGGTGGTGGCCCCGGCCCGCGACTCGGTACTGCGGGTGGGCGCCAAACCCGGCACCGAGGTGCCGCCGTCGGTGTACGGCGCCGCCTGGGACCGCATCGCCAACTGTGAGTCGCACGGCAACTGGGCGATCAACACCGGCAACGGTTTCTACGGCGGCGTTCAGTTCGACTACGGCACCTGGGTGGCCAACGGCGGGCTGAAATACGCGCCGCGCGCGGACATGGCCACTCGCGAAGAGCAGATCGCGATCGCCGAGGTCACCCAGGCCAGGCAGGGCTGGGGTGCCTGGCCGGTGTGCAGCGGGAGGCGCTGA